The Mucilaginibacter gracilis genomic interval GGCATTAGGACGTACTAAATATCATTGACCGATCACCGTTTTATGGCCCCAGGGTGAGTTAATAGAGTGTTAAAGTAATACTCAAATCGAATTTATAAAACATTGCAACACTCTAAATTCTGGCATGCAAAGGTGCACATTCGGCGTTTGGCAGCACTCCAGATGTGCGTAATCAGGCTTAATGACAAAGTACCGCAAAATAAGAGTGATGGATATTTTGCGAAGTTATTCTGCAAATTTTCTGCGAATAAAAAAACCCAACTCGCCAGAGTTGGGTTAAATCATTGATTTTCAGTGCTCCCCAGAATGGACATAATTCGGACCAAATGGTAGAACAATTAAAAATTTTGAATGAATTGAATGTGGTTTAAAGTGGCTCGATTCTCCTTCGGAATCAGGTTATGATATAGATCTACATTTCGAGTACTGGGTGCCGGCAATGCAGTAAACGACGAGAAAGTTAGTAATGTCGAAAAATGATTTTTAATATCTCGTATCTTGCAGAAACTTTAAAACCATGAAACTTATCATCGAAAAATGGCTGGACACGCAAACGCTGCCGCTGACCGCCGAACCATTACTTGCGGACGCGATCACCTGTTATAAATCGGGTGCTTACAGAGCATCAATGCTTATGTCTTATTTGGGCTTTCTAATGATTATAAAAGACCGCGTTATGAACGGGGACCGGCCGGCAATGTTGCCACTTCATAAATGGAACGAGAAGCGTACTCTGCTTCAAAACGAAGACAAATGGGAGGCCGAAATAAATTCCGCGTTGCAGAAAAAAGAGGAATTTACGGGATCTGGCCCAAGCAAGACTAAAACAGAAGACCCATTCTTTTACATCAGTGAAGGCTTACGACAACAGCTAACCTATTGGAAGGATCGTCGGAACGATTGTGCTCACAATAAAGAGAATATTATCATTGGCGCACATATCGAGGCTTTTTGGGCTTTTATGATTAGCAATTTACCGAAGATCACGCTACAAGGTGGCATGGCAACTTTGTTACAAAAGTTGACTTCCTATTACGACCCGACGCAAACCCCATCTGGGACACCGTTGATGCCGATATTGGAACTGATCTCTTCATCAGTTGAGACTTCGAAATTAGATGAATTTTGGAATCAGGCTTTTACGGTAATCGATTAAACAGGCGACTGGTTTTTCGAACGTCAAAATCAATTCATTTTCCAAGCGCTGAAGCTAAACGATGAAAACGTAAAACGATCGCTCCTAGTGTTATGTTAATCGTGTAATGACGGATAAAGTCTTTTCAGTTTTATTCGCGCATCTTTATTTTCGAACTGCCAGTTAATTTTGCTGTTCTTATTATTTCTGTTGTGTTGCCATGCCGCTACCTCTTCATTGATCTTCAGCATTGTTGAAATATGCCTGTTTAGGCATTGCCCATTCAATACATGCAATTCTATCTCGGCCATATTGAGCCAGCTTCCATGCTTGGGCGTATAAACAAACTCAAACCTATCCCATAGCCTTTTGGCTTCGGCTGGTTCAAATGTCTCGTAAAATGCAGAGGCCGAATGGGTTTTAAAATTGTCCATTACTAAAGTTATTTTTTTCGCTGTCGGGTACCATTCATCTGCTATTCTTTTTACGAATAAAGCCCAGTCCTTTTTGGTTTTAAACGCCGTAATTTCTACAAAGCGCTTGCCCCTCAAAGGCTCGTTGGCCATAAATATATTGACTACCCCATGCCTTATGTACTCGTAATCTACTCTTGCCTCCTGGCCAGGCTTCATGGCTTGAGAGGGCTGCCCTTCTTCTATCAATTGTTTTGGCGACTCATCCATACATACAACCGGAAATTCCTCATCATAAGGTTTTTTGTATACATCCAATACGCGTTCCATATTGGCTACAAATTCGCTGCTTTTTTCCGGTGGTATTACCCAGCCCTTTACTTTCCAAGGCTTAAGTTCGTTTTTTTAAGCACACTTCTTACTGTTACATGCGAAATACTTTCTACATATTCCAACTCTACCATTTTATCGGCGAGTAGCCTTAATGACCATTTAGCAAACCCCTCAGGCGGCTCGCTGCAACACAAGGCAACCAGCTTCGCTTCTACATCGCCATCTGATTTTGTTTCATAAACACGGCTGGTGGGGCGACGATCTAAAACACCTTCAAAACCCTCTTCAATAAACTTTTTCTTCACCCGGTCTATCGTTCGCATCCCTACTTTCAGGACTTTGCTGATCTGTTCATTTGTTATTTTCTCCGCATATTCCCCTTCATCACAATTCAATAGTATATAGGCTGTCCGGAATGTTTGAGAACTATGGGAGCCCTTGTTGATTATCGAGTATAACTCTCCAACCTCCTCTTTTGTAAGTTTTATCGTATAACGTACCATCTGTAATTTGTTTTACAAATATACGCTTTTATACGTCATATTATATTTAACTTAACACTATGAATAATTATTTAAAAATATTTGCGTCAATGCTGCGTAATAAACTTATACCTGATACGGAGGTGGCTGAGGCAATCACGCTTTTTGTAAGCAAAAAGGAATTCGTGAATGACCCGGTCGATCGCCAAGCATTGATCGATAATGGATATGACAAGGAGTTATATAAAAAGCTATTTGTAGAGCCCAATAGAGAATACTATAAAGTTTGGGAAGAGATTAACAGCTTTTCTGGCACCTATCGCCAATACATAGAATTTATGCCCTTGACTAAAGAGGTAGTTGAATTCGTATGCACGGAGTTAGCCAAATCGTATAATCCATATTTCCTTGCGCAAACTTTGGAAGACTTGTTTACCAAAAATATGGTGAAGAAACAGGAATTTAAAGATATTGCGGCAGCAGAAGGAATAACGTTACCGTCAAATCTTCCAAGTTTAGCATAGTTTTAAAGCGGTAAGGGTTGGCTTTACCGCTTCTTGTTTGACCCCTAATTTCCTTCCCCAACTCCAACGACATTTGCAATCTACCCCAACAATCCGCCTATTATTGATTCAAAACAACGAACCATGGAAATGAAATCATTCATTTTCCACAAAATCCGCATATGTTCAGTAAATTGATTTGATAACCACAAACTCAAGAAAGATAAGCAAATCCTATAAGGTTTGCTCCAGATTGGACATAATTCCAATCATTTGGTAGAGTCACTTTATTGAAATGCTGAGTTACCCAAAACATAAGCAAAAATTCCGTTGATTCTTCAACGGCAAGATGTCTTTTTGTAAGACAAAAAGTCTCTTGCCCTCCGGGGGAATTGAAAAAACTCGCAACTCGTTTTTTTTATGGTTGATCAAGTAAATCCAATGGAAGTCATTAAATGCAACAATGGGAAACGATCCAGTTCGTTTTTGAAATGAATAAGTGAAATGTAACTATGGAACAATATAACGTAGAAACAATATATCTATGCCACGATAACGATAATGCCTTAGGATTTGAATTTAAAAACGGGTTATATAAATATAGTGATATTGATTTATAAAACTACAGAGTGATAAAGTTATAACGATAGGTTGTTAATCAGATCTAAAGATATTTGGAACTAAAGTAATTAGATAGGTAGTTATGCTGTTGCACCGCGATGTCGATCAACAGTTACAAAGCTTCACCGTTACGAAGATCCTCGGTTATACTGTTATATAATCTAAAATTCTACTGGAACATCAATAATCAGTTGGCGATTATAAAATGCCACCACCTGTATTAAAAAAAATAAAAAAACTTTGTCAGGTTTGGTCGAGATATGTTACTAAGGGTTATAACAACTCTAGTCCAGGCTTGAAACGAGTAGGGTTCGTACATCAACTTCTAATACTTTCGCAATATCAAACAGCGATTCAACGGTTGGTTGAATGTCGTTAGTACACCATTTAGATACAGTCGTTTTGTTCCGATCCAATTGTTCAGCTAACCAAATGTTAGTTTTCCCCCTTTCTGCTAATACCGCTTTTATTCTATTGAAATTGCGTTTCTCGGCCATTTTAATTGCTTTTATCACTATTTACTGCAAGATAAGCAGCAATTACGAACTCGGCTTTTACATAAAATAGCTTATTTATACATCTTAATTGCTTTTTTATATTTTATAGTTGCTTTTAAATACACTTTTAATTAATTTTACTTTTCTTAATTAAGTGTTTATGAGCATTTATTCATTTGACAAGATCGAAGAGATGACTGAGTTGAATTTTCAACTCACTTCAACGAGCGTTACGGTATTTATTAATTCTATTAATAAAGAGTTGATGTCATATGGGTTGAAAATTTTAAAAAATGAATTTGCAATTGAAAACATCGTTCAAGATGCATATTTAAAATTATGGAATTTTAAAGACACTATCACTGATAGAGGTCATGCTGTAGCCTTTCTTAAACAAAACATCAAATGGGGTTGCCATTCCTATTTCCGTAGTAAAACGACCCGCTTTCATCGCCAGATGATTGAACTGGATTCATTGGAGTCTTACGACGCTATTTTATTACCCAATGCGGTTTTCCATAACGACGAAGAAGTTGACGATAATCTTCAGAATGATCGTTTACGATCCACCTGGACTGCTATTTCGCATATCTTTTATGGTAAAGAAAAAGAGGTTGTTGAGTTATATTTTAAAAACGACCTAACCCATAAACAAATTGCTCTTCGCTACAACCTGTCGGTTACAACAGTAACAATGATACTTGATAAAAGTAAGGCGAAATTAAAAACTATGCTGGTTTCAGCGCCGGAAAAGATGGGTACTAACAATAAGCCAAATCAACTGCCTTTGCTAACTTCTATCAACAGGCCGGACGAGTTTGATGGCTTGAACCATGATCAAAAGCAAATTTATTATTTGCGAACAATCTCTAAATACAGTTTTGAGCGAATAGCCACGGAATTAAAACTGCCTGTTTCCTACGTTCAAAGGGAATACGTAAGAGCCTGGCAAGCGGTGAGCTGTCAAAAAAAAGAAAAATTAACCGCCGCCAAATGGCGAAATCAGTCCGCCAAACAATACACACCCATAAGCGCCTGATCTATGGCAAAATCAATGCATATAACAAGAAAGGTTCAGCTATTGATCAATAGCGCCGACAAGGATTTTGTTTATGAATCTATCGGCAAATTGATGAAATGGCAAAACATCTGCTTTAAATGCGCCAACTTAATCTACACGCATCATTTTTTGCAGGAACAGATCGCCGAAATGGTCTATCTCGCTGAAGGTACAAGGCTTAAATTGACGGATCACAATAAGGATTCAGATGGAATGCTGGTTTCATCCCGAACTAATTCAACCTACAAAATACTAACTAATAAATTTAAAGGACAGATACCAAGCAATATTTTCAATAACCTGAACAGTCAGCTGGTTGCCACCTTTATTAAAGAAAGATCGCTCTACTATGAGGGCGAGCGTTCGATTAAAAATTTTAAACGAACCATCACACTGCCTTTCAGCGCAGAATGCATCCGGCAACTCAGCGAACATAATGAAACCGGTAATTTCACTTTTACCTTGTTCGGAATACCGTTTAAAACCTATCTCGGAAATGGCTTTGATGAGAAACGCGATCTGTTTAAACAAGTAATAACCTCCAATCTTAAGATGGCGACAAGCTTTCTTAAAATTGAACAAAAGAAAATTTATCTCCTCGCCACTTTCGTACAGGAACAGCAAACTTATTTATTGAATGAAGAAGTGATTGCTGAAGCGTCACTATCTCTTGAAATTCCATTATTGGTCAAAGTTGGACGGGTGAGTTTTTCCATCGGCACCAAGGAGGAATTTCTTTACCGGAGACTTGCCATACAAACTGCCCGCAGCCGCGTGCAAACATCAGTTAATGGTAATCGCTCCGGTCACGGCAGGAAGCGCAAACGCAAGCCATTGGAACATTATCTGCATTTGGAAAGAGATTATATAGATCATAAGCTGCACGTATACAGCAGGCGGCTGATAGACTTTTGTTTAAAACACCGTGCAGCTACGCTTATACTAACTGATCAGCAAGAGAAAGAGGAAGCTGCTAAAGCCGAGCCGTTCCTACTTAGAAACTGGAGTTACGGTCAATTCAAAGATAAGATTGCTTTTAAAGCGGCAAAAGTCGGTATAAATCTGATTGTTGAATAGTTTTAAATATTTGAGGCTGCTTGTACAGCCGTAAGGTGAATCTTTAAATGCCTCACTAAGCAGGGTTAAAGTTTAGTAACCTCGCTTACAACGCGTCCTCTTATCGTGTTTTCACCACAATAATGGCAGGGCTAATGAATAGGGTTTCATCGAATGTCTTAACCACTGAAGTGATATTTTATAACTCATATTATTAGATAGGATTAAATATTGGAGGCTGCTTGTACAGCCGTAGGGTGAGGCTTTTTTACCTCACTAAGTAACGGTGAAAGTTTACGATGACCTTACCCGCGCATACAACGGCTCGCTTGTCGTATTTAATTGGCAAGTTGATTTTATAAAATATAGGAATTAGAAAAATGTCGCAGACATGCTCAAGTGACATTTCCTATAACCTATAGTAATAATTTATAACTATAACGAGTAGGTGCTTTTACGAAAAGCCCGTATTGTTGTATTGTGTCGCCATCACGAAGCATGCAGGGTGCAGCTGAGTGAGGCCGTCAAGGACAGGTCACTGGCAATGGCACATTAAAGTATTGAAGGTATGAAAATTCATTCTGGCAATTTATTTAACGACTCCTGATATAATCACATTAGCCCTTGCAGCAATTAACTGATTTTAAGGAATTCATTTAAAGTTTATGAAAACGCTCCTTTTCTTTTTATTTACAGTATTTGCTTCGACCATGTTCATGTGGTCGGCAATATTCACAGGCAAAGACATTGTTACGCATGCTTTTATCGCACTTGGCTTATGGGCATTGTTTGTTATCTATGCCACAAGAAGGCGGCATGTTAAATACTAAGAATGTCTTCCGATCATGATATCCTGTAATAGGTAATTACAGGATCGACGTATTTTAAATTCTATTACAATGCAAAAGCGATTCCTAAAAGTCGCCATTTTCACCTGGTTTTGGGTAACCAACATCATCTCTGCGGGAGCAATCGAAGCCGCCATCCGCCTCCCCACTTATCGTTTTCAATATCTCCTGTTAGCGGGTATACTGTGGACGGTTTATTTGCTCTTTTGGTACAGGCGAATCAAGCGCGAGCGAAAAAGAGGCGAACATGAGCCGGTATGGCGTTATTACTGGCGAACCCGTTTATCAAAAGGAGCATTGTGATCTCCTGATCGGAACATCTTCCGAATAAAAGGGCTGTTACCGCCCTGACGCTTGCCAGCCTTTCGGCGGGTAAGCTTTGAATTACAAATAATATTTAATGAAAAAATTCACGCTAACGTTATTAATTA includes:
- a CDS encoding IS630 family transposase (programmed frameshift); protein product: MVRYTIKLTKEEVGELYSIINKGSHSSQTFRTAYILLNCDEGEYAEKITNEQISKVLKVGMRTIDRVKKKFIEEGFEGVLDRRPTSRVYETKSDGDVEAKLVALCCSEPPEGFAKWSLRLLADKMVELEYVESISHVTVRSVLKKNELKPWKVKGWVIPPEKSSEFVANMERVLDVYKKPYDEEFPVVCMDESPKQLIEEGQPSQAMKPGQEARVDYEYIRHGVVNIFMANEPLRGKRFVEITAFKTKKDWALFVKRIADEWYPTAKKITLVMDNFKTHSASAFYETFEPAEAKRLWDRFEFVYTPKHGSWLNMAEIELHVLNGQCLNRHISTMLKINEEVAAWQHNRNNKNSKINWQFENKDARIKLKRLYPSLHD
- a CDS encoding helix-turn-helix transcriptional regulator, with the translated sequence MAEKRNFNRIKAVLAERGKTNIWLAEQLDRNKTTVSKWCTNDIQPTVESLFDIAKVLEVDVRTLLVSSLD
- a CDS encoding RNA polymerase sigma factor — its product is MSIYSFDKIEEMTELNFQLTSTSVTVFINSINKELMSYGLKILKNEFAIENIVQDAYLKLWNFKDTITDRGHAVAFLKQNIKWGCHSYFRSKTTRFHRQMIELDSLESYDAILLPNAVFHNDEEVDDNLQNDRLRSTWTAISHIFYGKEKEVVELYFKNDLTHKQIALRYNLSVTTVTMILDKSKAKLKTMLVSAPEKMGTNNKPNQLPLLTSINRPDEFDGLNHDQKQIYYLRTISKYSFERIATELKLPVSYVQREYVRAWQAVSCQKKEKLTAAKWRNQSAKQYTPISA